The genomic interval AAACTGAGAGAGTGCTGGATCGTAAAGCCCCACCGTCGTGATTCCATCCAAATCCCAATCGCCCACTACAGGTAGCCAACCAGACTTTGGGTTGCCATAAAGCACATTGAACGTTTTTCCCGTCGTGTTGCTGTTTCGCAAGGAAAATAGGGTGGTTTGTGGGTTATACCAACCGACGGTTGTCTCGCCATCACCATCCCAATCCCCCGTCACAGGCAGCATTCCCACTTCGCCTAGCACAAACTGAATATCGGCAGTTCCTTCGGTATTCGTGTTGCGCAAATACCATGTGGCAGTGGTTGGATCGACTAACCCTATTGTGATCATCCCATCGCCATCCCAATCGCCCACAATAGGCAGCCAACCAGACTTGGGCGATCCAAAGACCACCGTCAGATCGGCAATGCCTGTGGTGTTGCTGTTGCGCAGAAAAAAGACGGACGTTTCTGGGTCATAAAGACCGGGCGTGTCTACCCCATCGCCATCCCAATCGCCCACAAGGGGCAGCCAGTTGCTCTGTGGGCTGCCAAACGTGACGGTTATATCGGCAACCCCTTCCGAACTTTCGGTGCGAAGGTAGAAATTTGCCTCGGTGGGATTGTACAAACCAATTGTGTCGGGCGTCGTTGTCTGCGCGGATGCCACATGGTGTGATCGATGGTGAGAGAGCGCTACGAAAGTGAGGGCGATTAACACGACTATCAAGCGGCGTGTCTTAGGATATATCATTAATAAACTCCAGTCTAGCGAGGGTATCCACAAAAGGGCGGCGCATAGTGTATCCTAGAGAGTGGGCAGTGATGATGAACGTAGGATGATCGTTTCATGTCCAGCGAAAAGCAGCGGATTGATATCCTTCTGGTGGAGCGCGGGGCGGCGCTCACCCGCGAACTTGCCCGCCGTTACATTATGGCGGGTGAGGTCAGCGTGAATGGGCAGGTGATTGACAAACCCGGCACACGAGTCCCTGCCGATGCGCATATTACCCTTCGGGCTGCGCCACGCTTTGTTAGCCGCGGAGGAGAGAAATTGGCGGCGGCGCTGGACACTTTCAAGATTGCTGTCGAGGGGGCTATCTGCGCCGATGTCGGGGCGAGTACAGGGGGATTCACCGATTGCTTGCTTCAGCGTGGGGCAGCAAAAATCTATGCCCTTGATGTCGGCTATGGGCAGTTGGATTACCGCCTCCGCACGGATGAGCGCATCGTCGTCATGGAGCGCACGAACGCTCGTTATGTAGAGGCGCTTCCCGAACGCCCAACCTTCGTTTGCGTCGATGCCTCGTTCATCTCCCTCCGCTTGCTTCTCCCGGTGATTCGCGGTTGGCTGCCAGCACGGGCGGGGATTGTCACCCTGATCAAACCACAATTTGAGGCGGGGCGTCAGGATGTGGGCAAGAATGGGGTGGTGAAAGATGCGGCGATCCACCGGCGGGTGGTCGCTGAGATTCTGAGTGCGGCGCAAGGGGAAGGGTTTGCCGTGCGCGGGCTGATTCCTAGCCCGCTGATCGGTCCCGCCGGAAATAAAGAATTCCTCGCGTGGTTGGTATGGGGCGAAGGGGAGTCGCTTGATATGGCGGCGGCGATTGCCGAGGCAATCCCTGAAAACACAGGGTGAGCATGGCATTAAGGCAAGTGGTTTTGTCGTGATCTTGCCCGGATGGGCTTGACGCTCCCGCGCCTGTGTGTACAATACGATTATGGGGTGCGCTTTTACGGATTGCCCCAACATATGTCGGCGCATCGCGCAGACGATACGAAACAGAGAGATCGCCCGTTGAGGCGGTCATTTGTTTTTCCCCTCCGATGCCGCCCACGTCGTGGGATGTTTCACCATCCGAAACGGAGAATCACCATGTCCGACCCAATCAATTATCTGACCAAAGAAGGTTATGCCGAACTTGAGGCGCGTCTTGAATACCTGCGCACGGTGCGCCGCGCAGAGGTTGCCGAGCGTCTCCATCTTGCCCTTGACGAAGGCGGTGAACTGGTCGAAAACGCCGAATACGAGGACGCCAAAACAGAGCAAGCTTTCCTCGAAGGGGAGATCATGCGGCTAGAGACAATTCTTAGCCGCGCTGAATTGATTGAGAAAGACACCTCCCCCAAAAAGGGGAAAAAGCCCGAAGTCCGCCTGGGGGATAAAGTGGTCGTTAGCGAAAAAGGGAGTAAAGAGACGGAGACCTTTCACCTTGTGGGCGCGGCAGAGGCAGACCCCCGCAAAGGGCGTATTTCCAACGAAAGCCCCATGGGGCGGGCGCTTTTAGGCAAAAAAGTGGGCGAGAAGATCACTGTCAAAGCTCCGGCTGGCGATATTGTGTACACGATTAAGGGGATTGAGTAGGCACATCCTATGCTTTTTGAACCAAACAAGCTGGAACAAGAACGGCTTGATAAGCTGGAACGGCTGCGGAAGGCTGGCATTGATCCCTTCCCCGGCACAGTCACGCGCACCCACACGATTCAAGCAGCGGTAAAGGCGTTTACCGCTGCCGAACATGCCGCCACACCCGAATCGCTGGCTGCGCCCATTCAAGTGGCGGTATGCGGGCGCTTGAGGTCGATCCGCACGGGGGGCAAGGTTTGCTTTGCCCATATTGAAGATGGCACTGGGCGCGTTCAGCTTTTTATTCGGATTGATTACGTTGGTGAGGACACCTACCAGATGTTCCTCCACGATGTCGATCTGTTTGACTTTTTGAATGTGGAAGGCGTCATGATGCGCACCCGTGCCGGAGAGATCAGCGTTGAGGTGCGCCGTCTGAGCATCATTGTCAAAACGATCAGCCCTTTGCCGGTGGTCAAAACAAGTGAGGTTGATGGGCAAAGCGTCTCGCACGGCGGGTTCACCAATGTCGAAGAACGCTATCGGCAGCGCTACGCCGATCTCGCCGTGAATCCAGAGGTGCGCGAGGTTTTTAAGGTGCGCTCAAAGGTGATCCGCACCATCCGTAATTTTTTGGATGATCAGGGCTTTCTTGAAGTAGAAACGCCCGTCCTTCAGCCCATTTACGGCGGCGCAGCGGCACGCCCCTTCAAGACCCATCACAACCAGTTGAAGCAAGACCTTTTCTTACGCATCAGCTTTGAGCTTTACCTCAAGCGTCTTTTGGTGGGGATGTACGATGCGGTCTACGAAATCGGGCGTGATTTTCGCAATGAGGGAATCAGTTTCAAGCACAACACAGAATTCACCATGCTTGAATGGTATCAAGCATATGTCGATTACACCCATACGATGACCCTTGTCGAGCAGCTTCTTGCCTCGGCTGCCCAAGCTGTGACGGGGACAACCGAAATTACCTATGCGGATCATCTGATTCAATTTGCCCCCCCTTGGCGGCGGTGGGCAATGCGCGACGCGATCCGCGAGATGGCGGGGATCGATTATGTCGATTACCCCGACGCGGAGTCCCTCTCGGCAGCAATGCGGGCAAAGGGCATGACGTTTAAAGAAGGGCTGCCCTGGGGAAAACTGGTGGAGCATCTGCTTAGTGAATTTGTTGAGCCAACCTTGATCCAACCAACGTTCATCTGCGATTACCCCCGCGATATTTCGCCGTTTGCAAAGGGCGTTCCGGGTGACCCGCTCCATGTTCAGCGTTTTGAGTTTTACATCGCAGGCATGGAGTTTGGCAACTGCTTTACCGAGTTGAACGATCCGCTTGATCAGGAGCAGCGTTTCCTTGATATGGCAAAGACCTTCACCAGCGGGGACGATGACGAAACCCTTCTTGATGAAGATTACCTTCGCGCCATGCGGTATGGGATGCCCCCCAACAGCGGGGTTGGGATTGGGATTGATCGGCTCGTCATGCTGCTGACCAATCGGCGAACGATCCGTGAAGTGCTGCTTTATCCCCACCTGCGGGATAAAGAGGAGTAAGTGCAGGGGGTGACGGTAGATGCTGCTGTCGCCCCCCCAACTCTTACACAAGAGAGGGGGTGCTTACCATGCGCCTTTAGCTTTCCCCTTTGAAAATTAGGCGGGCAGTCGCAGCGTAAAGGTAGACCCTTCGCCAAGTGTACTTTCGACGGCAATCACACCGTTGTGCGCCTCTGCGACAAGGCGGCAAAAAGCTAAGCCCAAGCCGCTCCCGCGTCCCTCTTGTGCCGCCCCTGTATTGAATTTATCAAAGATGCGTGCTTGCACATCAGGGGCAATGCCGCGCCCTGTGTCGCGCACAGAAATAGCGACGGCGGATTTGGCGGGATCAGGGGCAGCAGAGATGGTCACCTGACCGCCCGTTGGGGTGAACTTTAGCGCATTGTCGATCAGGTTTTGAAGGACGCGGCTGATCAGGCGGGGATCAAGGTTGAGCGGGGGAAGGGCATCGGGAATACTCTCGACAAGGCGGATGTTTTTCCGCCGAGCGACGGATACTTCCCATGACACCAAGTCGTTGACGATCTGCTTTAGGTGAACAATCTGTTTTTCCAGCGGCATAACCCCTTGCTCAAGGCGCTGCATATCGAGAATGGTATTCACCATATTCGTCATGCGGCGCAGCCCTGTGTTGGCAATATCCACCGCCTCTTTCGTCTCTGGGTCGGTTTCTTCCTCCAGTAGTTCAAGCGCCCCGCCAATTGCCGCTAAGGGGTTGCGCAGGTCATGGACGATCATGTGCATCAGATCGTCGCGCATCCGCTCTAGGTACTTTCGCTCAGAAATATCGCGGAAGGTGATGATTTGCCCCTGAGCAACCTCTTGAAGGGTATAGAAGCGTTTTAAGATGACCTCATAGATACCATTAGGTAAAGGGACTTCTGCTCGCCCAGAGGCGGGTATTTGCTCTATATCAACACTGGGAAAAGCGCTTTTGAAGGCACTTCCAATGGGCGGTTGGGGGTGGTTGAAGATCGTCAGGGCGCGGCGGTTTGCCTCGATCACCCGCCCGTCGTTATCGGTGACGACGACGCCATCGGAGAGGCTTTGAAACAACGATTCGTGGGCAACGGGGGCAAGGTCGAACAAGTGCCGCCGGAAGATCGACCAGGCAAAGATTGCCCCGGTGAGGGTGAGGGCAAAGGGGGTCGGATCGACATTGGGAAGCGGACTTGCGCCGGTAAGGTAAAGGATATTTGCTAACCATGGCAGCGCCGTCCCCACAAAAATAGCGACAATTTGCTGACGATAGAGCGATGAAAAACGCACCACCGATCTGATTAGGGTGACCGATCCCAACAAAAGCATGAGGTAGTTATAGAAAGCGGAGACCCAAAACCATCCGCCATGTCGATAGACAGCATCAGGCAGCCCGGCGGCAGTAGTTTCTAGGGTTACCTCCCGCCAGATTAAGCCATGCAGATCGTTGCTGAAGGCGAAGGTCAGGGTCAGGGCGGGGATCACCCACAAAAGCGCCCGCACCCGCTGCGTGAGGATCGCCCCGTGTCCGGTATATTCAAGGCAGAACAAGAACCACAGGGGGGTGATGCTCAGAATCCCAATGTATTCAATCTTAGAAAAAGTGAGCTTTTCGCCTAAGGTTGGAGCAACGTTCTCGAAAGGGACGAAAAACGACCACAATGCCCCGGCAAAAAGCGCCAAAGCAAAGGGGCGTGCGCCGGGCGTTTCGCCTCGCCGCCAGACAACAGTACCAATCAAGGCACTGAATAGAGAGGTCAAAAACAGAAGGGCGCTAACTGGCGTGAAGGTATAGATCATTGGGTGGCTCTCCATTTATGTGACACCGTGAAACACCTGTGCGGGTTGAGTCACGACAATGAAAGACCTGTAAAAATGCTACAAAACTGACGCCATTTCCGATACCTTAAGAGCAAAAATGCACCTACGATTTCCAAACCATGATACCATAAGGCGAGGACGGACAGGTGGGAAAGGAATTGAATTCTATGGCGAATAAGATTCAGGCAGATTACGACAGTCTGGGGAAAATTGCCCAAGTGTTTCAACAAGAGGCAGATCAGACCCAGCAAATGAACGCCCAAATTCAACGCATCATCGACAGTTTAGAAGGTGGTGGTTGGGTGGGTGAGGGCGCGGAAGCCTTTTTCCGTGAATTTCATGATTTGGTTATGCCAAAGCTGAAAAAACTGATGGAAGTCCTTCGGGATGCATCCTCGGCGACGAAGAAAATTGCCGACGCCTTTAAAGGGGCGGAAGATGAAGCCGGAGGGGTGGTCAGCAACCAAAGTGGCGGTGGCGGCGGCGCTGGCGCTGGCGGTAACGCCGGACGGCAGGGTGGCTCTGGAAGCGACTTTGCTGGCGGCGGACCCGGCGCTGGTGGCGGCGGTTCGTTCGGGGATATGGCAAACAGCGTCCTCCGCAGTTTGGGGATGGGCGGGAGCGGCGGTGGCGCACCGAGTTTCAACGATATTGCCAACGCAATTCTCAAGGGGACGGGCGGTGCCAACGCCAACTTCAACTCGATTGCCGATAGCATTGTGAACAGCCTCAAGGGTGGCAATTTCGACAGCTTCAATGGTATGGCGGATAACATCATCAATTCGCTGCGCGGCTCAGCCGGTGGGAGCTTCAACGACATTGCCAACGGGATCATCGGCTCCCTGCGTGAGTCCACCGGAGCAGGGGCGGGACCCTTCAACCAACTGGCAGACCAAATCATTGGGCAGTTGAACGGTGGTGGCTCTAGTGGTGGCGGTTCATCCGGTGGTGGTGGTCCCAGTGGCGGCGGCTCATCCGGTGGTGGTGGTCCCAGCGGTGGCGGCTCGTCAGGTGGCGGTGGTGGACCCAGTGGGGGTGGCTCGTCCGGCGGCGGCGGTTCGTCCGGTAGCGGTTTCAGCGGCTTGACCGGCAAAGGCGGCGAAGGTCAGACTGGCGCCGCCGCCGAAGTCTTGAATCGCCTTGATCAGATGGGCAAAATCCGCGATGCGATCCGCGATGGCGTTGCCAAACTGACGGGAATGAACCCGGCACAACTTGGCGCTGGCTTGGGCGGTCTGCTGGCGGGCAACCTCGGCAGTATGCTCGGCGGTGCGATTGGGCAGATGGTTGGCACAGTGGGCGCCGCTTTTGATACCGTTGGGGGTATCTCCGGCGCTGCTGGTGAAATTGCCGATAATGCCGGGAAGTTGGGCTTGTAACAGCCCCCTCAGACATCCATAATCTCATTGGTACTGCGTACCAGAGAGGATTCGTCCTCTCTGGTATTTTTTTGCCGTTGTCTTGCCCTTTACGGGTAGAGCAAGTTACCCTCTGCGGATGCTTTCACCCCTTCTTTATGCTGTCGTTGGTTTAGCCCTTTCTGCCGGACTCCTGTGGTATTTGCTGATCACCACCGAAGGTGTGTATTTGGGACGGCGCGTCGTCATTTGGCTGTATGATCGCTATGCCAAGCGTTATGACCGGATCAAAGGTTTTGATCCCGAATGGGAATCGAAACGCCTCGGTGAGCCACTTTGCGAGGTTTTAGAGGATATTTTTGAGCCGCTCATTTTGGATGTGGGTACGGGGTCGGGGCGGCTGCCCCTTGCGCTGCTGCGAGAGAGCCATTTCAGCGGGCTAGTTGTTGGCGTTGATTTAAGCTGGAACATGCTCAAAGCCGCCACAGAGCGCCTTACCGCTGAAGGCAATCCCCCCTCTGTTCAATTGATTTACGCCCCGGCGGAGCGCCTGCCTTTTCCTGATGATCTCTTTGATGCGGTCAGTTGTTTGGAAGTATTGGAATTCCTCACCGATCAGCACGCCGTGATCGCTGAATTGGTGCGCGTACTGCGTCCGGGAGGCGTTTTGTTAGTGACGAATCGGAAAGGGCGCAGCGCCCGCCTGCTGCCGGGCAAAACACAATCGGCGGCTGCCCTTGCCGCGAGGCTGAACCAACAGGGGATGGTTGGTGTGGAGGTCAAAATTTGGCAAGTTCTTTACGATCAGGTGTGGTCGTTCAAGGGCGATGTGTGAGTAGCGGCTATCCCTCAAAATTCACAAAAAATTCCGATAACGCGCTCCCATTGATCGCTTTTTAAGGCATAATGAAAACTGTCCGCATTAGAACAGCGAACAACCATAAAGGAAGCATCATGGATACCACACCTGCTGAGTCCCTTCCTGTCCGTTCAAGAATCTATAACACCCTAAAAAAGGTGTTGTACAAAGAATTTATTGAGATGGGTAAAATTCCCACACGGTTCATCCTCGTTTCAGGGGTAAAAGCCCCCCAGCCCGTAAAGAAATCAGGCGAAAAATCCTGAGCGTTCGTGCAAAAGATACCTTCGCCTTTAACCGACTATGGTGAGAGAGGGCAATGTTTACAGGTTGCCCAACAAAGCATTGGGTAGGCATAAAAGCGCTCCCCCAAAGGGATGGAACGAACGTTATAATGATAACATTCGTTTCTAAACGTTCAGCAGGACGTATTGCCCATGCCCCGTCGTAATGCTTTGATTGTGCTTGCTGCATTGCTCCTTGCCGCGTGTGGACCCGTCGATCCAAACGTGACACCAGTGGTCGTCTTTCCGACCCGTATTTCGGGAACCGCCCTGCCTACATTTGATAGCGGTGGTGGCGGGGCGGTGATTGCCTCACCAACATCGTTGATCCCACCGACAGCCGGGGGTGTTGCCACCTCTGACACGGTGGGGTGGGCAGCCATCAATGCCACACGCCCCGGCGCTTATTGGCGTACCTTTGCCTACCGAAACAGCACGGGGGCAACCGTCAATGTCCTTGCCGCCCGCTTCGACGCCAACACCTTTACGATGCGTGTTCACTACTTTCCCGGACAAGCGCTGACCATCCAACAATGGAAACAACTCCTTCCTAACGCCGTTGCCATCATCAACACCACATTTTTTACCCCGCAAAACCTCTCGCTTGGCTTGATCATCAGCGATGGGCGGGTCTTGGCGGGCTATACACAGCGCTCTGACTCCGGCTTGTTTCAGGTGAAAACAGGGCTGCCGAAAGTGCGTTCGCTGTGGCTTGAACCAATTGTCAGCGGGGAACAGATTGAGCAGGCGGTACAGACGTATCCGATCCTCATGGCACGTGGACAAGTGGCACCCATCAACTCCGATGTGGCGACGGTGGTGGCTGCCCGTTCGGTCATTGCCCAAGATTCCCTCGGACGGGTGTACCTCATCATCACGGGGGGGTCGGGAACGCTCCTCTCGGATTTGGGGAATTGGCTGGGACGCACCTCTGGGTTTGGCTTGCAATATGCCCTCAATCTGGATGGCGGTGGGAGTACGAATCTTTACCTTTCAACGGGGGGAACGTTGGATTACATTACCGGCGCACGGGGTATTCCGGCGGTGGTTGCCGTCTACCCTCGCTGAGGGAAACCCTATGATGGACAAAACCACCGCCATTCCCACCGCCATTTTGACCCCTACGGGGGTTATCCCCACGCCTTATACCGCCCACTCGCTTGCCGATGCCATTATCTATGAACCGGATGGCGTGTACACCGTTGGGCGAACCTATCAGCGCACCCAAACGGTGTTGTTTGACGATCACTTAGCCCGTCTGAGCGAATCCGCCGCGCTGGAAGGAATCACTGTCGCCTTAGATCGGGCGGCGATTCGGGCTGCCTTGTTGGGATTGATCGAACGCGGCGGGTTCAGCGAATCCCGATTTCGGCTGACCGTCCCCCGCGCCATGCCCGATCATCTCTACCTGAGTGTTGAGCCGCTTTTGCCCGTCTCCCCAGAGGTGATAGCGATGGGGGTGCGCGTCACCACAACAGCCATTCAGCGACACAACCCTCGTGCCAAACACACCGGATGGATGAAGGCACGCCGCGAGGCGCTCTCTAGCAGCGGGGATAGCAGCGGGGATAGCAGCGGGGAGGCGCTCCCCCCTTATGAAATGATCCTGACCAGCGCGGATGGTTTTCTTTTGGAAGGGGCAACCAGTAATTTCTATGCCGTTGCGATGGGTGTTTTGCATACCGCCGGGGAGGGTGTTCTTCCGGGGATGGCACAGAAGATTGTCTATCAGGTTGCGCCGGGAATTATCCCTCTGGAAAAGACGCCCGTCCGCGCCGATCAACTCTGGGCAATTGAGGAGGCTTTTCTGACCAGCGCCTCGCGGGGGGTGATCCCGATCACGCAGATCAACAGCCAGATTATTGGCACGGGGCAGCCCGGTGCCGTGACCCTAGCCCTCCGGTCAGCTTATGAGGCGTGGGTTCTTGCCCACCTTGATCCCTTATGAGTGCGGTTGAGCCGCTTAAGGTGTAAATATACAGTATATGCTTTTAAAGGTTGATTCGATCACAGCCAATTACGGGGCAATCGAGGCGCTGCACGGCATTTCCCTGACCGTAGATCGCGGGGAGGTGGTAACCCTGATTGGGGCGAACGGCGCAGGGAAAAGCACAACGCTAAACGCCCTCAGCGGGATCGTGAAACCCCGCCGAGGGCGAATCACCTTTGATGGACAGGATATTACCGGATGGCGTCCTGACCAGATTGCCGCAGAAGGACTTGTCCAAGTCCCTGAAGGGCGACAGGTGATCGCCCCCATGAGCGTTGCCGAAAACCTCCTTCTGGGGGCATACCGTCGGCGGGATTCGCGTGCGGTGCGGGACGATCTAGAGGGGGTGTTCGAGCGGTTTCCACGCTTGAAGGAACGCCGAACCCAAAAGGCGGGGTCGCTCTCCGGCGGTGAACAGCAGATGTTGGCGGTGGGGCGGGCGCTCATGATGCGCCCCAAACTGCTCATGTTGGATGAGCCAAGCATGGGCTTAGCGCCCCTTCTGGTCAATGAGATTTTTCGGATTATCGCCGCCATCAAAGCCAGCGGGACACCCATTCTGCTGGTGGAACAAAACGCCCGTAAAGCGCTTGCCCTTGCGGATCGCGGCTATGTTCTAGAACGGGGGATGATCGCCCACAGCGGAGGTGCTGCCGAACTCCAGCGCGATCCCCGTATTATCGAGGCATACCTCGGATGATCGCCAACCTCCTATGGCGGGAATGGCTGCGGCGGCGCGGCTATCGCTTGTTCCCTCTGGTGGTTCTGCTCGTCGCCGCTGTCGTGCGGTTTTACCATCTTGACGCGCAGTCGTTATGGAATGATGAGGGAAACACGCTTCGCCTGATTCAGCGCTCGCTCCCCAATCTGATCGCGGCGGCAAACCGCGACATTCACCCGCCGGGGTACTATCTTCTCTTGAAGGGGTGGAGCGCCTTCACTGGAGAGACGGAGTTTGCGCTGCGGGCGTTCTCGGTATTCGCTGGCATCCTAAGCGTCGCGGCGATGATCGCCCTTGGGCATCGTCTTCATGCGCCGGGGGTGGGCGTTCTCGCTGGTTTGATCGTCGCTCTGAACGGGTTTGGCGTCTATTACAGCCAAGAGACGCGAATGTATGCGCTCTTACAAGGAGTGGCAGCGCTTGCGCTCTGGCTGTTTGTTGTGTGGGTGGGGCGCGGCGGACGCTTTGATCGCTGGCTAGTTGGCTTTGCTATCCTCAATGCGGCGGGACTTTACACCCATTACAGCTACCCTTTCGTCATGCTGGCAGAAGGAATGTTGTTCGTCCTGTGGTGGGTGGGGTGGATCAGCGGCAGGGGAAACAGGAAGGACGCACGGTCTGTATCCGCGTTTACTCCACTGATGATGTTTATTGGGGCAAATGTGCTGACGCTTGCTCTTTTTGCCCCACAAGCACCCGCCGCCATTCAACAAATCACGGGTTGGAATCAGGTAGGGCGGAGCGTCGATACCGGCGGAGGGCTTGGCATGGCGCTCCAATGGCTGACGCTTGGCAGCACCTACCCACCCCGTGAGACGCCCTCGGTGTATGGGTGGGTCGTCGTCTTTGCCCTTGCCGGAGCGCTGCCCGACTGGCTGCGTCGCCCGCATTTGCCCCACTGGTGGCGACGTCTGTTTCCGATAATGACCCTTATCGTGATCCTGAGTGTTTTTTTTGCGTTAGGGCTTTTTCGAGAGGCAAATCTGAAGTTTCTGCTGCCAGCACAGCTTGCCTTCGCGCTGCTCATCGGGCGGGGAATTTGGCTCTTGTGGGAGATCGGTTCGCCCTCACCAGCGCTCCCTTTAGAGATGATCCCACGCCTGATGGCGGGGTTCGGGCTGTTGGCTCTTGCCAATGCCTATGGCGTGGGCTTGACGAACCTGTATACGAATCCCGCCTATGCCCGTGATGATTATCGCCGTATGGCAGCGCTAATCGCGGCGGAAGGTCGCCCCGGCGATGCGGTGATTCTCGATGCGCCGAATCAAACGGAAGTGTTCACCTACTACTATCGGGGCGACCTCCCGCTCTACCCTCTCCCTGTGGGGTTAGGGGGGGACGACGCGGCGACAGAACGTGAGGTTCGGGCGGTGATTGCCGCCCATCAGCGCTTGTTTGTCCTCTATTGGGGCGAGGGGGAGCGTGATCCGAACCGCGTGGTTGAAAAAATGCTTGGGTCGCTAACCTTTGAGATCGATTCGGCATGGTACGGGGATGTCCGCTTTGTGCGCTATGCCGCGCTGCCGACGATCCTTGAACAAGCGCCTGTCGATGCTCGCTTTGGCGAGTCGATCCGGCTGCTTCGGGCGGGGGTGAGTGAACGCACCGTGCGGGGAGGAAGTGTCCTCGGCGTGGGGTTAACCTGGACTACCGATAGTCCTCTCACGAAACGCTATCGGGTGACGGTACAACTCTTGCGCCCCGACGGCACCATTTTGGCGCAGCGGGACGGCGAACCGGGCAACAACATGGCGCTGACGACGCTTTGGCAAGCGGGTGTGGAGGTTGCCGACTCACACGGGCTGATTATCCCGCCGGGGACCCCACCCAACGAGTATAGGCTGATCGTCGCCGTCTATGATTTAGAGCCACCCTATGCCCGTCTACCTGCTGTCGGAGGGGGAGATATGGTCACTCTTGGGATAATAGAGGTGCAGGGGGAGTAACTCTATCAGGGCGATGGTTCGATTGTCGCCCCCTCAGCCATATCCAGGGAATGGCGATCACGCAGGGTCACCCCCCGGCTGTCTCCAACGTCAGATTATCAATCAGTCGCGTCCGTCCGATGCGCACCGCCAGGGAGAGTAAGATTGGGCGCTCCGTCGGCGTACTGAGTTCGCTCAGCGTTTCGGCGTCAGCGGCGCTTAGGTACACCACCTCCGCCCTCGGCTCGGTAGCTAAGACCGCACCCATCACAGTGCGGAGGGCATCCGGGTGGCGCTCCCCTTCCTCGTAACGGCGACGGGCGGCGCTCAACGCCTGATAAAGCACAGGCGCGGCGGCGCGTTCGGTGGGTGCTAGGTAAACATTCCGCGAACTTTTTGCCAAGCCATCCGGCTCACGCACCGTTGGCACGATGATAATCGTGACGGGCATGGCGAGATCGCTCACCATCCGCCGGATCACGGCGACCTGCTGGGCGTCTTTTTGCCCAAAATAGGCGCGGCTTGGCCGGACAAGGTTAAACAGTTTCGCCACAACGGTTGCCACCCCCCGGAAATGCCCCGGACGGCTTGCCCCTTCCAACCCCTGCGAAACGCCCATCACCTCCACATAGGTTTGAAAGCCTGTGGGGTACATCACCTCTACCGAGGGGGCAAAGACGAAGCCAACCCCCGCCTTCTCTAAGAGGGCGAGATCGTTTTCCAGATTGCGCGGATAGGCGGCGAAATCTTCGTTTTTGCCAAATTGGGTGGGGTTCACGAAGATCGACACCCCCGCCTGATCATTTTCCCCCACCGCCCGCCGCACAAGGTCTAGATGCCCCTCGTGCAGAAAGCCCATTGTTGGTACAAAGCCAAGCGTCCCCATAAGGGCGGTGCGCATGGCGTGCAGTTCCTCAATGGTTGTGATTACCCGCATGGCTCACCCCACTTACCCCAACGGCATGGGGACATAACGCCCATAGGCGGCGGGCAGCGCCACACCCTGCATCCGCAGGGTGGCGATGCGCTGGAAATAGGCGGCGCCGGTCATCAGATGGTAGGCAACGTCAACCGCATGGCGGTTTTCGGGTGATTCAAGGTAGGAGCCGCGCACCCAATCATTGAAAGCACCCATCGCCGCCCCAC from Anaerolineales bacterium carries:
- a CDS encoding methyltransferase domain-containing protein — translated: MLSPLLYAVVGLALSAGLLWYLLITTEGVYLGRRVVIWLYDRYAKRYDRIKGFDPEWESKRLGEPLCEVLEDIFEPLILDVGTGSGRLPLALLRESHFSGLVVGVDLSWNMLKAATERLTAEGNPPSVQLIYAPAERLPFPDDLFDAVSCLEVLEFLTDQHAVIAELVRVLRPGGVLLVTNRKGRSARLLPGKTQSAAALAARLNQQGMVGVEVKIWQVLYDQVWSFKGDV
- a CDS encoding phosphodiester glycosidase family protein; translation: MPRRNALIVLAALLLAACGPVDPNVTPVVVFPTRISGTALPTFDSGGGGAVIASPTSLIPPTAGGVATSDTVGWAAINATRPGAYWRTFAYRNSTGATVNVLAARFDANTFTMRVHYFPGQALTIQQWKQLLPNAVAIINTTFFTPQNLSLGLIISDGRVLAGYTQRSDSGLFQVKTGLPKVRSLWLEPIVSGEQIEQAVQTYPILMARGQVAPINSDVATVVAARSVIAQDSLGRVYLIITGGSGTLLSDLGNWLGRTSGFGLQYALNLDGGGSTNLYLSTGGTLDYITGARGIPAVVAVYPR
- a CDS encoding aminotransferase class IV, which gives rise to MMDKTTAIPTAILTPTGVIPTPYTAHSLADAIIYEPDGVYTVGRTYQRTQTVLFDDHLARLSESAALEGITVALDRAAIRAALLGLIERGGFSESRFRLTVPRAMPDHLYLSVEPLLPVSPEVIAMGVRVTTTAIQRHNPRAKHTGWMKARREALSSSGDSSGDSSGEALPPYEMILTSADGFLLEGATSNFYAVAMGVLHTAGEGVLPGMAQKIVYQVAPGIIPLEKTPVRADQLWAIEEAFLTSASRGVIPITQINSQIIGTGQPGAVTLALRSAYEAWVLAHLDPL
- a CDS encoding ABC transporter ATP-binding protein — protein: MLLKVDSITANYGAIEALHGISLTVDRGEVVTLIGANGAGKSTTLNALSGIVKPRRGRITFDGQDITGWRPDQIAAEGLVQVPEGRQVIAPMSVAENLLLGAYRRRDSRAVRDDLEGVFERFPRLKERRTQKAGSLSGGEQQMLAVGRALMMRPKLLMLDEPSMGLAPLLVNEIFRIIAAIKASGTPILLVEQNARKALALADRGYVLERGMIAHSGGAAELQRDPRIIEAYLG
- a CDS encoding glycosyltransferase family 39 protein — encoded protein: MIANLLWREWLRRRGYRLFPLVVLLVAAVVRFYHLDAQSLWNDEGNTLRLIQRSLPNLIAAANRDIHPPGYYLLLKGWSAFTGETEFALRAFSVFAGILSVAAMIALGHRLHAPGVGVLAGLIVALNGFGVYYSQETRMYALLQGVAALALWLFVVWVGRGGRFDRWLVGFAILNAAGLYTHYSYPFVMLAEGMLFVLWWVGWISGRGNRKDARSVSAFTPLMMFIGANVLTLALFAPQAPAAIQQITGWNQVGRSVDTGGGLGMALQWLTLGSTYPPRETPSVYGWVVVFALAGALPDWLRRPHLPHWWRRLFPIMTLIVILSVFFALGLFREANLKFLLPAQLAFALLIGRGIWLLWEIGSPSPALPLEMIPRLMAGFGLLALANAYGVGLTNLYTNPAYARDDYRRMAALIAAEGRPGDAVILDAPNQTEVFTYYYRGDLPLYPLPVGLGGDDAATEREVRAVIAAHQRLFVLYWGEGERDPNRVVEKMLGSLTFEIDSAWYGDVRFVRYAALPTILEQAPVDARFGESIRLLRAGVSERTVRGGSVLGVGLTWTTDSPLTKRYRVTVQLLRPDGTILAQRDGEPGNNMALTTLWQAGVEVADSHGLIIPPGTPPNEYRLIVAVYDLEPPYARLPAVGGGDMVTLGIIEVQGE